One Lysinibacillus sp. OF-1 DNA segment encodes these proteins:
- a CDS encoding divergent PAP2 family protein, with the protein MNVIIKAIICEGCDELSLLQNTPLLIALFAVLFAQFVKIPIHFLMTRQVNWSLFTSTGGMPSSHSASVTGLATSIAYETGLESPIFAVAAMFSIIVMYDASGVRYQAGQHAAILNQLRKDFQTLLHDLKKWPQMDGQEKMEELKTLLGHKRSEVFFGALTGIFIAIITYEFFIL; encoded by the coding sequence ATGAATGTTATAATAAAAGCAATTATTTGCGAAGGTTGTGATGAATTGAGTTTACTTCAAAATACCCCATTACTAATTGCCCTCTTTGCCGTTCTCTTTGCACAGTTTGTCAAAATCCCCATCCATTTTTTAATGACTAGACAAGTGAATTGGAGCCTGTTTACCTCGACGGGTGGTATGCCTAGCTCTCACTCTGCCTCAGTCACTGGACTGGCAACCTCGATTGCTTATGAGACGGGGTTGGAATCCCCTATTTTTGCAGTAGCCGCTATGTTTTCCATTATTGTGATGTACGATGCCAGTGGTGTTCGTTACCAAGCAGGACAGCATGCCGCTATATTAAATCAGCTGCGCAAGGACTTCCAAACATTGCTCCATGATTTAAAAAAATGGCCTCAGATGGATGGGCAGGAGAAAATGGAGGAATTAAAAACATTATTAGGTCATAAACGAAGCGAAGTATTTTTTGGGGCTCTCACAGGTATTTTTATCGCCATCATAACCTACGAGTTTTTCATATTATAA
- a CDS encoding YuiB family protein, which produces MDGPVSLVQLIISILLFFVMFFGIGFLLNMLLRMTWLMSIVYPIVVIFIVDEVSFLDYIFKPGSAFPALIDKLQALQFVDIAILSGGFAGSIVAGIVMIYLRKSGYRMF; this is translated from the coding sequence ATGGATGGTCCAGTTTCATTAGTACAGTTAATCATTTCAATATTGTTATTTTTCGTCATGTTCTTTGGTATCGGATTTTTGTTAAATATGCTGTTACGTATGACATGGTTAATGTCGATTGTGTATCCAATCGTTGTCATCTTTATTGTAGATGAAGTAAGCTTCTTAGATTATATTTTTAAGCCAGGTTCTGCATTCCCAGCACTAATCGATAAATTACAGGCGCTACAGTTTGTAGATATTGCTATTTTATCAGGTGGATTTGCGGGTTCCATTGTGGCAGGTATCGTGATGATTTATTTACGAAAAAGTGGATATCGAATGTTCTAA
- a CDS encoding carbon starvation CstA family protein, with amino-acid sequence MNAITIVIGSICVLVISYRLYGIFFTKKVLKIKDDTPTPAHALEDGKDYVPTNKWVTFGHHFAAIAAAGPLVGPILAAQFGYLPGLLWLLIGAVIGGAVHDAVVLFASMRHGGKSLSEVMKEELGPIAGFCTGLAMLFIITITMAGLSMVVLGALERNPWGTFAVGITIPIAILVGIAYRKTGNLILTSTVGFILLMIGVFIGPLIQGTAFGEFLTFDRDTLAIILPIYAFFAAALPVWLLLAPRDYLSSFMKIGVFIALIIGVFFVNPAIQFPPLTEFIHGGGPVIAGPVWPFVSITIACGAISGFHAFVGSGTTPKMIDRWEDIRIVGFGAMLVESLVGVMALIAATALHPADYFAINSAPAVFATLGMEPVHLQALSQSIGMDLEGRTGGAVTLAVGMTDIFTGIPWFAELSSYFYQFVIMFEAVFILTAIDAGTRVARYLIQDFGGNVYKPLKRTNWVPGTIFASALACFMWGYLLYSGDISSIWVLFGVSNQLMAAIGLVCGVTMVLKVADKRVYALTCFIPLAYLYVTVNVAGYWMIKNVYWNPAAAGFNMLNGILSVIMLMLGLLIVITAFKKWAQLWKSPKFLLAQTAS; translated from the coding sequence ATGAATGCGATTACAATTGTGATAGGATCTATTTGTGTTTTGGTGATTAGCTATCGTTTGTATGGCATATTCTTTACAAAAAAGGTACTCAAAATAAAAGATGATACGCCCACGCCAGCGCATGCTTTGGAAGATGGTAAGGACTATGTTCCGACGAATAAATGGGTAACCTTTGGGCATCATTTTGCAGCGATTGCCGCCGCAGGACCATTGGTTGGACCGATTTTAGCTGCACAGTTCGGGTATTTACCTGGACTTCTATGGTTATTAATAGGAGCGGTAATTGGTGGGGCTGTCCATGATGCTGTTGTGTTATTTGCTTCCATGCGTCATGGGGGGAAATCCTTATCAGAAGTGATGAAGGAGGAGCTTGGTCCTATTGCTGGCTTCTGTACAGGCCTTGCGATGCTATTTATTATTACGATTACTATGGCAGGTCTTTCAATGGTGGTGTTAGGAGCTTTAGAACGTAATCCATGGGGAACGTTTGCGGTAGGGATTACTATTCCAATCGCGATACTAGTAGGGATTGCTTATCGAAAAACAGGCAATTTAATTTTAACATCCACAGTAGGCTTTATTTTATTGATGATTGGCGTATTTATCGGGCCACTTATTCAAGGTACAGCATTTGGTGAATTTTTAACGTTTGACCGTGATACATTAGCTATTATCTTACCGATTTATGCCTTTTTCGCCGCTGCCTTGCCTGTATGGCTATTACTAGCCCCACGTGATTATTTAAGTAGTTTCATGAAGATTGGTGTATTTATTGCATTAATTATTGGCGTTTTCTTTGTCAATCCTGCTATTCAGTTCCCGCCGTTAACAGAATTTATTCATGGCGGTGGCCCAGTAATTGCAGGTCCTGTATGGCCATTTGTGTCTATTACGATTGCCTGCGGAGCTATTTCAGGCTTCCATGCTTTTGTAGGCTCAGGAACGACGCCTAAAATGATTGATCGTTGGGAAGATATTCGTATTGTTGGCTTTGGCGCAATGTTAGTAGAGTCATTAGTAGGCGTGATGGCCTTGATTGCAGCTACAGCCCTTCATCCAGCAGACTATTTTGCGATTAATTCAGCACCAGCTGTATTTGCCACATTAGGGATGGAGCCTGTTCATTTACAAGCCTTGTCTCAAAGCATTGGCATGGATTTAGAGGGACGAACAGGAGGCGCTGTAACCTTGGCTGTTGGAATGACAGATATCTTTACAGGCATTCCTTGGTTCGCAGAGTTATCTTCTTATTTCTATCAATTTGTAATAATGTTTGAGGCTGTCTTTATTCTAACAGCTATTGACGCAGGAACGAGAGTAGCTCGCTATTTGATTCAAGACTTTGGTGGCAATGTTTATAAACCATTGAAGCGTACCAATTGGGTACCGGGTACAATTTTTGCCAGTGCACTCGCCTGCTTTATGTGGGGTTATTTATTGTATTCGGGGGATATTAGCTCCATTTGGGTATTATTTGGTGTATCCAATCAACTGATGGCAGCTATTGGTTTAGTATGTGGAGTGACGATGGTATTGAAGGTGGCAGATAAGCGAGTTTATGCGTTAACATGCTTTATTCCATTGGCTTATTTATACGTCACTGTCAATGTTGCAGGCTATTGGATGATTAAAAATGTGTATTGGAATCCAGCAGCTGCAGGCTTCAATATGTTAAATGGCATCTTATCCGTTATTATGCTGATGCTCGGTTTATTAATCGTCATCACAGCCTTTAAAAAATGGGCACAGCTTTGGAAATCACCGAAGTTCTTGCTAGCTCAAACAGCTTCATAA
- a CDS encoding LytR/AlgR family response regulator transcription factor, which yields MNVYIVDDEPLARAELRYLLEQTALVNVCGESENLEDFCKQYEQIDCVFLDIELGMNNGLDLAKQLLLDAQRPEIIFATAYDEYALQAFEVSAFDYILKPFEAQRVQATVEKLLAKKRAAQVKTMEEIKFSQLDKLDKLTVYVNDRILLMKIQDILYCTSEDSKTVVVTEQGRFFASESLAALEKKLALKGFVRVHRAFIVNLEHIVELEPWSSSKYNLILHNRHSIPVSRLYMKDVRKIFDLSK from the coding sequence TTGAATGTATATATTGTGGATGATGAACCGTTGGCACGCGCTGAGTTGAGGTATTTATTAGAGCAAACAGCGTTAGTAAATGTTTGTGGCGAATCTGAAAATCTAGAGGACTTTTGCAAACAGTATGAACAGATAGATTGTGTATTTTTAGATATTGAGTTAGGAATGAATAATGGACTCGATTTAGCTAAGCAACTACTGTTAGATGCACAAAGACCCGAAATTATTTTTGCTACAGCCTATGATGAATATGCATTACAGGCATTTGAGGTCAGTGCCTTTGATTATATTTTGAAACCATTTGAGGCACAAAGAGTACAAGCTACTGTGGAAAAGCTATTAGCTAAAAAAAGAGCTGCCCAGGTAAAAACAATGGAAGAAATAAAGTTTTCACAGTTGGACAAGCTCGATAAATTAACGGTTTATGTAAACGATCGAATTTTATTAATGAAAATACAGGATATTTTATATTGTACATCTGAGGACAGTAAAACGGTGGTTGTGACAGAGCAAGGGAGATTTTTCGCTTCGGAGTCATTGGCAGCGTTAGAGAAGAAGCTGGCTTTAAAAGGTTTTGTGCGTGTCCATCGTGCGTTCATTGTTAATTTAGAGCATATTGTGGAACTAGAGCCTTGGAGTAGTTCTAAATATAATTTAATATTGCACAACAGACATTCAATTCCGGTTAGTAGGCTGTATATGAAGGATGTACGGAAAATTTTTGACCTATCAAAATAG
- a CDS encoding sensor histidine kinase has product MELFLFMLERVGLIIVFAFLMSRWRLFREKLFQEQGKKEKIWLIIIFSSLCIISSYTGIKIESGTIHPLNQMIHSTINAEEAIANTRLIGVAIAGIFGGPLVGVCVGIIAGVHRITLGGFTAIACGVSTILAGFMTGGLSKRFKIRQTFSYKKAVIIGICAETIQMIVILVVAKPFEQALQLVSLIALPMILMNAFGIFLFFMIIKTFIDEEERTKALQTHQAFSIAQQTIEHFRKGLNEESCQTVAEIIKREIKVEAVAITDKKGILAHVGVGEDHHLIHREIMTALTKRVLKEGEILMATSAKEIQCPHDGCPLSAAIVLPLMVQQRTVGSLKLYFTKAESLTGVKKELAEGLSRLFSSQLEYAEIEQQRKLLKDAEIKALQAQVHPHFFFNSLNTISSLIRTDADAARALLIKLSTFFRSNLQGARQMLIPLKNEIDHVEAYLSIEQTRFPNRYEVEFMMDETLFDVQIPPFTLQPLVENAIYHAFKNRKEGKIFVKVQRVNDKLVLVTEDNGCGMRKEQVKQLGKHIMQSEQGTGTALWNIYQRIHEIYGTEADFHIASTLDVGTKIMIQLPLKATRWE; this is encoded by the coding sequence ATGGAGTTATTTTTATTTATGCTGGAGCGAGTCGGTTTGATCATTGTGTTTGCCTTTTTAATGTCCAGATGGAGACTTTTTCGAGAGAAGCTGTTTCAGGAGCAAGGAAAGAAGGAGAAAATATGGCTTATCATTATCTTTAGTAGCTTATGTATTATTAGTAGCTATACAGGTATTAAAATTGAAAGCGGTACGATTCATCCTTTAAATCAGATGATACATAGTACGATCAATGCTGAGGAGGCTATTGCTAATACGAGGTTAATCGGCGTAGCCATTGCAGGTATTTTTGGTGGGCCCCTTGTAGGTGTTTGTGTAGGGATTATTGCAGGTGTTCACCGAATTACACTTGGGGGCTTTACAGCGATAGCCTGTGGTGTTTCGACGATTCTTGCTGGCTTTATGACAGGTGGATTAAGCAAACGTTTCAAAATACGTCAAACTTTTTCCTATAAGAAAGCTGTCATTATTGGAATCTGTGCGGAAACGATTCAGATGATTGTCATTTTAGTAGTCGCGAAGCCATTCGAGCAAGCTTTGCAGTTAGTATCGTTAATTGCGCTGCCAATGATTTTGATGAATGCCTTTGGGATATTTTTATTTTTCATGATTATTAAAACATTTATTGATGAGGAAGAACGGACAAAAGCTTTACAAACACATCAAGCTTTTTCGATTGCCCAACAAACGATTGAGCATTTTCGTAAGGGTTTGAATGAAGAATCATGCCAAACGGTTGCTGAAATTATTAAAAGGGAAATAAAAGTGGAGGCGGTCGCTATTACTGATAAAAAGGGCATATTGGCACATGTCGGTGTTGGTGAGGATCATCATTTAATTCATCGTGAAATTATGACAGCTCTAACGAAACGTGTATTAAAGGAAGGCGAAATTTTAATGGCTACTTCGGCAAAGGAGATTCAATGTCCACATGATGGTTGCCCATTAAGCGCTGCCATTGTTCTGCCTTTAATGGTACAGCAGCGCACTGTTGGAAGCTTAAAGCTCTATTTCACGAAAGCAGAATCTTTAACAGGAGTGAAGAAGGAACTTGCGGAGGGCTTAAGTAGACTATTCTCCTCACAGCTCGAATATGCTGAAATTGAACAACAGCGAAAGTTATTAAAAGACGCTGAAATTAAAGCATTACAGGCACAAGTTCATCCTCATTTCTTCTTTAATAGTCTGAACACGATTTCGAGCTTGATCCGAACAGATGCAGATGCGGCAAGAGCACTATTGATCAAACTAAGCACATTTTTTAGAAGCAATTTGCAAGGCGCACGGCAAATGCTCATTCCATTAAAAAATGAAATTGATCATGTTGAGGCTTATTTATCCATTGAGCAAACAAGATTTCCTAATCGTTACGAAGTCGAATTTATGATGGATGAAACACTCTTTGATGTGCAAATTCCTCCATTTACATTACAGCCTCTTGTTGAAAATGCTATTTATCATGCCTTTAAAAACCGCAAGGAAGGCAAGATTTTTGTCAAAGTACAACGAGTGAACGATAAGCTAGTACTAGTAACGGAAGATAATGGCTGTGGTATGAGAAAAGAACAGGTGAAACAGCTCGGTAAACATATTATGCAATCGGAGCAAGGAACAGGAACGGCGTTATGGAATATTTACCAACGCATTCATGAAATTTACGGCACAGAGGCAGATTTTCATATAGCGAGTACATTGGATGTAGGAACGAAAATAATGATTCAACTGCCGCTAAAGGCGACTAGATGGGAGTAG
- a CDS encoding NUDIX hydrolase, with the protein MKKDRGKIWLGVSGVTVNELGQWLVVKKAYSGLKGRWSLPAGFVNAGETVDEAVIREIKEETGIDCSVSGLIGFRTGVIRDDISDNMAIFYCHMLDEQQQVCIQEKEILEAKWLYPHELAQDETTSVMLKEMASNQFEKHQLEAIEGINPGDIFGYTSYRLFFKK; encoded by the coding sequence ATGAAAAAAGATCGAGGAAAAATATGGTTGGGTGTATCAGGTGTTACGGTCAATGAGCTTGGACAATGGTTAGTTGTGAAAAAGGCTTATAGCGGCTTGAAAGGACGTTGGTCATTGCCAGCAGGGTTTGTCAACGCAGGTGAAACAGTGGATGAGGCGGTCATTCGTGAAATCAAAGAAGAAACAGGAATTGATTGCAGTGTATCAGGCTTAATTGGATTTAGAACGGGTGTCATCCGTGATGACATTAGTGATAATATGGCGATTTTTTATTGTCATATGCTAGATGAGCAGCAACAGGTATGCATTCAGGAAAAAGAAATACTAGAAGCCAAATGGTTGTATCCTCATGAGCTAGCACAGGATGAAACAACCTCGGTTATGTTAAAAGAAATGGCATCCAATCAATTCGAAAAACATCAATTAGAAGCGATAGAGGGGATTAATCCTGGCGATATTTTTGGTTATACCTCTTATCGACTGTTCTTTAAAAAATGA
- the satA gene encoding streptothricin N-acetyltransferase SatA codes for MIIKMTQDNLKDFNKTNDGFMVSGRIVPTYANNIWTFTEEIFAEPYFKKYNDDEMDLRYIEEVEKAVFFYYIENNCVGQIKMCSNWNGYALIEDIAVAKDYRKKGVGTALLNKAIEWAKERSFCGVTLETQDINVSACHFYAKNHFIIGAVDTMLYANFPTANEIAIFWYYKF; via the coding sequence ATGATTATTAAAATGACTCAAGATAATCTAAAGGATTTTAATAAAACAAACGACGGTTTTATGGTTTCAGGAAGGATTGTACCGACATATGCAAATAATATTTGGACATTCACAGAGGAAATATTTGCTGAGCCTTACTTCAAGAAATATAATGATGATGAAATGGACCTTCGTTACATAGAGGAAGTCGAGAAAGCTGTATTTTTTTATTATATTGAAAACAACTGTGTTGGGCAGATTAAGATGTGCTCCAATTGGAATGGATATGCACTTATTGAAGATATTGCTGTTGCAAAGGATTATAGAAAAAAGGGTGTTGGTACTGCCTTACTAAATAAAGCAATTGAGTGGGCAAAAGAAAGGAGCTTTTGTGGTGTCACGCTTGAAACACAGGATATCAATGTTTCAGCTTGTCATTTTTATGCCAAAAATCACTTTATAATAGGTGCAGTGGATACAATGCTTTATGCAAACTTTCCAACAGCAAATGAAATAGCGATTTTTTGGTATTATAAATTTTAG
- a CDS encoding HesB/IscA family protein — protein MTSTKKVIEVTQAAGFHINEMMEHNEEQGSFLRVVVNGGGCSGLSYGMHFDQEKKEDDFEDVQHGLTILVSREDAPILMGTKIDYKQSLMGGGFTIDNPNAIASCGCGTSFKTAKREGTPEVCE, from the coding sequence ATGACAAGTACAAAAAAAGTAATAGAAGTTACACAAGCTGCTGGCTTTCATATTAATGAAATGATGGAGCATAATGAAGAACAAGGTTCTTTTTTACGTGTAGTGGTGAACGGTGGCGGCTGTAGCGGACTATCCTATGGCATGCACTTTGATCAAGAGAAAAAAGAAGATGACTTTGAAGATGTACAGCATGGTTTAACAATTCTTGTTTCCCGTGAAGATGCGCCGATTTTGATGGGAACAAAAATTGACTATAAACAATCGCTAATGGGCGGTGGCTTCACAATCGATAATCCAAATGCTATTGCATCATGTGGCTGTGGTACTTCATTTAAAACAGCTAAACGTGAAGGTACACCTGAGGTTTGTGAATAA
- a CDS encoding DUF2225 domain-containing protein has product MEISPYYEKKIQCLNCKKEFPTLKVRSKFIKVDHTETDFQPIYADDVNALYYNVFVCEHCGFSFTEDFTKYFAPGIQDEIRTHITEKWVHHDFKGERTVFQAIQAYKLAFLCGTIKKEKNVAIAGLTLRLAWLYRSLNNSGQEERFMKLARDYYMESYSTEDYSSTQMSAVRIMYMIAELSRRIGDIENATRFFSRVIEKQSAGGEAKIVDMAKEQWAIIREEKEHARHV; this is encoded by the coding sequence ATGGAGATTTCACCATATTACGAAAAAAAAATTCAATGTTTGAATTGCAAAAAAGAATTTCCAACATTAAAGGTACGCTCAAAATTTATTAAAGTAGACCATACCGAAACAGATTTTCAACCGATCTATGCAGATGATGTCAATGCTCTTTATTACAACGTCTTTGTTTGCGAGCATTGCGGCTTCTCCTTTACAGAAGACTTTACAAAATATTTTGCACCAGGTATTCAAGATGAAATTCGTACACACATTACGGAAAAATGGGTGCACCATGATTTCAAGGGTGAACGTACCGTATTTCAAGCGATTCAAGCCTATAAGTTAGCTTTTCTTTGTGGGACAATTAAAAAAGAAAAAAATGTAGCGATTGCCGGATTAACTCTACGTCTTGCTTGGCTCTATCGTTCGTTGAACAATAGTGGACAAGAGGAGCGCTTTATGAAATTAGCACGTGATTATTATATGGAATCTTATTCTACCGAGGATTACAGCTCCACACAAATGTCAGCTGTCCGCATCATGTATATGATTGCTGAATTATCCAGACGCATTGGAGATATTGAAAATGCCACACGTTTCTTTTCAAGAGTCATTGAAAAACAAAGTGCTGGGGGCGAAGCAAAAATTGTGGATATGGCGAAAGAGCAATGGGCCATTATACGTGAAGAGAAAGAACATGCACGCCATGTATAG
- a CDS encoding NifU family protein has translation MAEATINDQVQEVLDKLRPFLLRDGGDCELVDVEDGVVKLRLLGACGSCPSSTITLKAGIERALLEEVPGIVEVEQVF, from the coding sequence ATGGCAGAAGCAACAATTAACGACCAAGTACAAGAGGTATTAGATAAATTACGTCCATTCTTACTACGTGACGGTGGAGACTGTGAATTAGTAGATGTTGAGGATGGCGTTGTTAAATTACGTTTATTAGGTGCATGTGGCAGTTGCCCAAGTTCTACGATTACATTAAAAGCTGGTATTGAACGTGCTTTACTAGAAGAAGTACCAGGTATTGTGGAAGTAGAGCAAGTATTCTAA
- a CDS encoding YuzD family protein, translated as MPSTKPMIEIYGTAVICASCVNAPSSKDTYEWLQAAIDRKYPEQTYDIRYIDIEGPIENDRDQEYAKRIQEDEFFYPLVLINNEVVGEGYVQLKPVFTALENLGFVPDETV; from the coding sequence ATGCCATCAACAAAACCGATGATTGAAATTTATGGAACAGCTGTTATCTGTGCTAGCTGTGTCAATGCTCCATCTTCAAAAGATACATATGAGTGGCTTCAAGCAGCCATCGACCGTAAGTACCCAGAGCAAACCTACGATATTCGCTATATTGATATTGAAGGTCCAATTGAGAATGATCGCGACCAAGAGTATGCCAAACGTATTCAAGAAGATGAGTTTTTTTACCCTCTTGTCCTCATAAATAATGAAGTTGTTGGTGAAGGCTATGTGCAATTAAAGCCTGTATTTACAGCACTTGAAAATTTAGGCTTTGTTCCAGACGAAACTGTTTAA
- a CDS encoding NAD(P)/FAD-dependent oxidoreductase, giving the protein MGKLVLLGGGYGNMRVMLRLLNSLPLDREVVIVDRAPFHSLKTEFYALAAGTATDKEIRVSFPEHERLTAVYGEVVEINRAEKVVLLEDGQRIEYDDLVIGLGCEDKYHGVPGAEEHTYSIQTMGQSRATFQALCGLPAGSTVGIVGAGLSGIELASELRESRSDLKIKLFDRGQRILKDFPEKLSKYVKDWFVKHNVDVIANSNITKVEPGKIFNHEDEILLDAVVWTAGVQPVKIVRDMDVEKDKHDRPLVTQYFNVLDDEHVYIVGDCASSELPPTAQLAEEQAEQIVKVLRMRWKGEHLPEKMPDIKLKGFMGALGKKQGFVYLADTTVTGRIARLMKSGLLWYYKRQND; this is encoded by the coding sequence ATGGGTAAATTAGTACTTTTAGGTGGCGGCTACGGCAATATGCGTGTCATGCTTCGTCTATTAAATAGCTTACCATTAGACAGAGAGGTAGTTATAGTAGATAGAGCCCCTTTCCATAGTTTAAAAACAGAATTTTATGCATTGGCGGCAGGGACTGCAACAGATAAAGAAATTCGTGTAAGCTTCCCAGAGCATGAACGTTTAACGGCTGTATATGGAGAAGTCGTTGAAATTAATCGTGCAGAAAAAGTAGTCCTTTTAGAAGATGGGCAACGTATTGAATATGATGATTTAGTCATTGGGCTTGGCTGTGAAGATAAATATCATGGTGTACCAGGTGCGGAAGAGCACACATATAGCATTCAAACGATGGGACAATCGCGCGCAACATTCCAAGCACTTTGTGGTTTACCGGCTGGGTCTACAGTGGGAATTGTAGGGGCTGGCTTGAGTGGAATTGAGCTTGCAAGTGAGCTACGTGAAAGTCGATCAGATTTAAAAATAAAGTTATTTGACCGTGGTCAACGTATTCTTAAGGATTTTCCAGAAAAACTAAGTAAGTATGTAAAAGATTGGTTTGTTAAGCATAATGTTGATGTTATAGCCAACTCCAATATTACAAAAGTAGAACCAGGTAAAATTTTCAATCACGAAGATGAAATATTACTCGATGCTGTCGTTTGGACTGCAGGTGTACAGCCTGTCAAAATCGTTCGTGATATGGATGTTGAGAAAGATAAACATGACCGTCCACTTGTCACTCAGTATTTTAATGTACTTGATGATGAACATGTCTATATTGTAGGGGATTGTGCTTCTTCAGAATTACCTCCAACAGCACAGTTAGCTGAGGAACAAGCGGAGCAAATCGTAAAAGTACTTCGTATGCGTTGGAAAGGTGAACATTTACCAGAGAAGATGCCAGACATTAAATTAAAAGGCTTCATGGGGGCTCTTGGTAAAAAACAAGGCTTTGTGTACTTAGCTGATACAACAGTCACTGGACGTATCGCGCGCTTAATGAAATCAGGATTATTATGGTATTACAAACGTCAAAATGATTAA
- a CDS encoding YuzB family protein, with protein sequence MNPMVEFCISNLANGSQATYEVLERDPNIDVLEYGCLSYCTKCSESFYAIVNGELVEADSPDALTKAIYQFIEENPLW encoded by the coding sequence ATGAATCCAATGGTTGAATTTTGTATAAGTAATTTAGCAAATGGCTCTCAAGCAACTTATGAAGTACTCGAACGCGACCCAAACATCGACGTTTTGGAATATGGCTGCCTCAGTTATTGTACAAAGTGCTCGGAATCTTTTTATGCAATTGTAAATGGTGAATTAGTAGAAGCCGATTCTCCTGATGCATTAACGAAAGCCATTTATCAATTTATTGAAGAAAATCCATTATGGTAG
- a CDS encoding TIGR01457 family HAD-type hydrolase, whose protein sequence is MKQYKAYCFDLDGTVYRGKEGIPSAVAFIHRLQQAGIEPFYVTNNSSKTREQLQEALMSIGVNAPLEHIYSSALVTAKYVALHFAGKKVAMMGTDGIRQALLNENIEPVEDEPEVFVMGIDRTLDYMALARATIFVQKGATFIATNQDIKFPTEYGFLPGNGSFARLVGEVADVEPIYIGKPSPAMLEVIATEHGIAKEDMVMIGDNYDTDIMCGIHFGCDTIHVNTGVTPTKVVLEKECQPTYVVDVLK, encoded by the coding sequence ATGAAACAATATAAAGCCTATTGCTTTGATTTAGATGGCACTGTCTATCGCGGGAAGGAAGGAATTCCTTCAGCGGTTGCGTTTATTCATCGTTTACAGCAAGCAGGAATTGAGCCATTTTATGTAACGAATAATTCTTCGAAGACGCGAGAACAACTGCAGGAAGCTTTAATGTCTATTGGTGTAAACGCACCATTAGAGCATATTTATTCAAGTGCATTGGTAACAGCAAAATATGTGGCACTTCATTTCGCAGGCAAAAAAGTAGCCATGATGGGCACAGATGGAATACGTCAGGCATTACTCAATGAAAATATTGAACCTGTTGAAGATGAGCCGGAAGTATTTGTTATGGGTATTGATCGTACGCTTGATTATATGGCACTTGCTAGAGCAACGATTTTTGTCCAAAAAGGGGCAACCTTTATTGCGACTAATCAAGATATTAAATTCCCGACAGAGTACGGCTTTTTACCAGGCAATGGTTCTTTTGCTCGCTTAGTAGGAGAGGTTGCAGATGTTGAACCAATCTATATTGGTAAACCATCACCAGCCATGCTGGAAGTAATCGCTACAGAACATGGAATTGCTAAAGAAGACATGGTGATGATCGGTGATAACTATGACACGGACATTATGTGTGGTATTCATTTTGGCTGTGACACCATTCATGTGAATACAGGCGTTACTCCTACAAAGGTTGTACTAGAAAAAGAATGTCAACCTACATATGTAGTGGATGTATTAAAATAA
- a CDS encoding DUF86 domain-containing protein, protein MYFVDRNKITKNLQYLDGLLTILETEDNDNWLQNDIKKLAIERIGHNIMESMMDVGNLMIDGFIMRDPGSYEDIIDILVDEKVVAAEMEAPYKAVVGLRKMLVREFIDVDIPEVIQVLTANLEALKQFSPAVHHYLTNELGPVSAFLPEDHQ, encoded by the coding sequence GTGTATTTTGTAGATCGTAATAAAATCACAAAAAATTTACAGTACTTAGATGGGCTATTAACTATTTTGGAGACAGAGGATAATGATAACTGGCTTCAAAATGATATAAAGAAATTAGCTATCGAGCGAATTGGACACAACATTATGGAGTCAATGATGGATGTAGGCAATTTAATGATTGACGGTTTCATTATGCGTGATCCAGGAAGCTACGAGGATATCATCGATATTTTAGTCGATGAAAAAGTTGTAGCTGCTGAAATGGAAGCACCATATAAAGCAGTTGTTGGCTTGCGTAAAATGCTTGTACGCGAGTTTATAGATGTAGATATCCCAGAGGTTATTCAGGTACTAACAGCCAATTTAGAGGCTTTAAAGCAATTCTCGCCAGCAGTCCACCATTATTTAACAAATGAATTAGGGCCAGTTTCAGCTTTTTTACCAGAGGACCATCAATGA